The following are encoded together in the Onychostoma macrolepis isolate SWU-2019 chromosome 03, ASM1243209v1, whole genome shotgun sequence genome:
- the LOC131537581 gene encoding gastrula zinc finger protein XlCGF8.2DB-like: MAFIKEESEDIKIEETFTIKQEETEEQTDLALKKEKEVLNDQYENLHDFTAGKKSFRHSQTEKISTREKAQKTGTTRSDFTCLRFGKSYNQQGNLKVHIGKTPFSCQHCGKGFTYKVSLDRHIKIHTGEKPYTCQQCGKSFRHQGNLSHHMRIHTGEKPYTCKQCGKSFSQHGSLRNHMRIHTGEKPYTCKQCGQSYAQKGSLNWHMTVHTGEKLYTCPQCGKSFRQHGNLNTHIRIHTGEKPYICQQCGKGFTHKGSLDWHMRIHTEENPHTCQHCGKGFTYKVSLDRHIKIHTGEKL; the protein is encoded by the coding sequence ACCTGGCGttgaaaaaagagaaagaagtaCTCAATGATCAATACGAGAATCTGCATGATTtcacagctggaaaaaaatcttTTAGGCATTCACAGACTGAAAAGATTTCCACACGAGAAAAAGCTCAAAAGACTGGAACAACTAGAAGTGATTTCACTTGCCTTCGGTTTGGAAAGAGTTATAATCAACAAGGAAACCTTAAAGTCCACATTGGGAAGACCCCTTTCAGTTGCCAACACTGTGGAAAAGGTTTCACTTATAAAGTAAGTCTTGACAGGCATATaaaaattcacactggagaaaagccttacacctgccaacaatgtggaaaaagtttccGTCATCAAGGAAACCTTAGCcaccacatgagaattcacactggagaaaagccttacacctgcaaacagtgtggaaaaagtttcagtCAACATGGAAGCCTTAGAAACCACATGAGAAtacacactggagaaaagccttaCACCTGCAAACAGTGTGGACAAAGTTACGCTCAGAAAGGAAGCCTTAACTGGCACATGActgttcacactggagaaaagctTTACacatgccctcagtgtggaaagagtttccgTCAGCATGGAAACCTTAACACCCACAtcagaattcacactggagagaagccttacatctgccaacagtgtggaaaaggTTTCACTCATAAAGGAAGCCTTGACTggcacatgagaattcacaccgAAGAAAACCCTCACACCTGCCAACACTGTGGAAAAGGTTTCACTTATAAAGTAAGTCTTGACAGGCATATaaaaattcacactggagaaaagctTTAG